Genomic DNA from Gorilla gorilla gorilla isolate KB3781 chromosome 13, NHGRI_mGorGor1-v2.1_pri, whole genome shotgun sequence:
aagaatgtaaattggtacaaataTTTGGGAAGTCATTACAATATTATCTGCtaaatatgaacatatacatattctATGAGCCAGTTACTTCATtctaggcatatacccaaaagaagtaTGTACTATTGTGCAGTAAAAAATACAGACAAGGAATTTCATAGGAGCATTAATTATcatggcaaatatttttaaaaattattagtagtAGAAGGGATAAAACATTGTGGTATACTTCTAAATAGGGTAAAACACattaatgtaaattaataaaCTATACACACAAGATAGACGAATTTCACAGACATTCTGTTGAGGGTAAGAAACCATTTATACAAAGCTCAAAAACAGACAGAATATAGACTGTTAAAAGACTGCATGGTAGTGACTTTGGGAGAAGAAAGTAGTgacgagacagagagagagagaataatgaTTGCGAGGTGCTATAGTCTGAAGGTTTGTGTCCCCCAAATTTCACATGttaaaacctaatccccaatgcaatcATTTTAAGAAGTGGGTCCTTTAGTAGATAATTAGGTAATGGAACAAGAGCCCTAACAAATGGGATTGGTGCCTTATAAAAGAAGCCTGAGCCTGAGGGACCTTGTTTCCCCCTTCTACCATATGAGAATGCAATGAGAAGGCACTGTATAAAGCAAAGAGCAAaccctcatcagacactgaatctgctaggGCCTTAGTCTTGGcttttccaacctccagaactataaaaataaatgcttgttgtttaAAAGGCATTCAGTCTACAGTGTTTTGTTAGAGCAGCCCCAAGAGACTTAAGAGGGAACAAGAGGGCGATTTCTGTTGTGTTGATAATGTTTAGTTTGTGGTTACAAAAGAGtgcagatgtttttattttataacaattCATTGAGCTATATACTTAAGATGTATGCataattttctatgtatattattgttttataaactttttcttaaaagagGAAATGGGAATTCTCCCTTTTATGTATTAATCTCTTATGAAAGAATTTGTTGGCTTCCCAAGATATTTCTGAAAGATTGTTTTTGGCTTCATTTATGTTCTGCCACTGCTTATGCACCTCTCAATAACTCTTCATCCTGTATAATTTATCATTCTTTGATAGGGACCCTCTTCCttgaaaaataattgaagatataaggaggaagagaagacaactaaaatgtttatttctagatACATAGTAGTCCTGCATAGATAATTATATTCAAAAGAGGAGGACAAATTGGCTCCTATCTCTGAAATTTATAGAAAAGCAGTTCCAAATTAAAGTGATTTCAAATGACTAGAAATGTCATTCAAGTTTTACTTTCTAAATGTCACTCTGTCTCTCCAAACCTCATTAACCACAAGGAACTGGTACAGGGACTGGAAGTAGTTTTCTCATACAACGGAAAGTTAACGAGGGGAGGAAAGGATGTGTGCAAAAATAACGTCCACAGAAGGGACAAATAACAAAGGGAAAGATGACAGGAAAGGGTTCGGGCACTAACCCTTACAATGCAGATACACATTGGGCTGGCCTAAGAAATAGGTTTCCCTGGTAGACAGAAGGTTAAATAAATTTTCCTACTTATTCTGATACAACTctaataaaagaagagaaatgaagcTAAAACTTAAAATGATgtatttaaaaggaagaaattttaaCCCATTCATAGGTGAGCTTCTGCGAAGATTACTACTAATCCTCAGGAGAAGGGGTAGAGGAGAAACTCCACAAAGGCAACTGGAAGTGGAGTATTAGGAAGCACCTCATGAACACAatagcaggaagtagctagagaacaaagagaaggaaccagaaaaaaaaatccctttttatttttctgtttccattcCTTTGGCTCCATTTCCACAGCTATGGCCTTTATTTTCACCCTCCACAGCCATGAGAGCCTCTGGGCAGGACTTCTCCTCGCCTCTCCCTGTTCCAATCACCTCTAACATTTCTGCCTATTGTTCTGCCCAGGGAAAAAACTCCAGTCTTTTCTCTGTCAAAGACCTCTTGAATTAAGTCCAAATGCTACACTCTGGCATTCAAGACTCTGTAATCCAGCTCAACCTGACTTTTCCACTCTCAGCCTCCTTGATTCCTAAAATGAAGCCTGTCCACAATTGAAGCTCCTTGTCTTTGCTCCTGCAAACTTGTTCATTCTCCTGGCTGTGTTTGTGCTGGTCTCTGTCTATCTAGAGCTGTGGATACCATGGTATCTATTGTCTATCATGCTAGCCATGAACCACATGTGGCTGGTGAGCATTTTATATGGTACTAGTCTAAATTGACATCTACTGTGAGGGTAAAAATGTGCATTATGTTTTgaagactgtacacaaaatttaatTATCtcatgaataattttatattggttacatgttgaaattataatattttggatatactatgctaaataaaacatactattaaaattaacttcacctgtttcttttcctctttcaatATGGCTACTAGAGctttttaaattgcatatgtgACTTTATTGGACAGTACCGATTGAATGCCCTCAACCACATCACCTCACCACAGCCACCTCTACCTGTAGTGATCATACCACTTCTTTAGGCACACTGCCTGCATTAAGGGCAATGAATGCCTTCTCATCTTCTCCACTAgatgtagtttcttttttctttgagagccatcatcaccatcatggtTGACACCATGAACCTATCTGAAGATGTCAGCCATAGACTGCTTGATATTCTACAGGAAAGATCACAGTTTTAAGTGCAATCTACCCATGTTATTAGCAATGTGTATCTTGGGCACATTACAcagcctctctaagcctcatttCCCTCCTCTGTAAGATGGGGATGATAATAACCCATCTCAAATGTTTACTATAAGGATTATTCAAAGAATGGCAAGTagcaagtgcttaataaatgataACTAGTACTACCGCCACTActgttgtttttattgtattaGATTATGAACTCTCTAAGGACCATTTCCGGATGGAGGATAAGAGGCCATTTGATGTGGGCAGTGATGAGGCCTTCTGTTGCACCTGGAAAGGTCAACTATATACAAGCCTGCAAGTCATTCTATAGGAGCAGGCCCCAGTGACCAGACTCTATAGACTGTCTCCTCTTTCCTGAGAGGGACGGCCATCTCTAGGTTGACTAACCTCTGAAGCTCCTTGCATTGGCTTTTGTGCTATGAGCCATGGATGATTCCAGACTAATCCGAGAATGCTCGTCAAAACCCCAAGGAATTACTCAAACACTAACATAACAGACATTTTTGAGTGGAAGAGccgagattttttttaatattctgaaactcattgtttttaaaatgcatgaGATGGCCAAGGTCTTGCTAAGAGCTGGCCTGCAAAGGCCAAAAGGCCAGAGAGAATGAAACCCATAGAGAGGCAGAATAACCAGAAAGGTTGGGACTCgtttattttataatgtaaattaGTCTATTATGAAACAATACTTGTTTACTGGTGGAAAAttggaaaatacaaagaatataaggaggaaaaaaatcactcTTTAGTTTCACGAGCCAAATCAAGCCACTTTTAAAATGGTGGTTTACttccttttattaattttctctacaTATTTTTGCATAATCATGTTGTATGTACAATTTTATGTTCTATTTTTCAATATTAACTGGTGTCTTTCAAATTTCctaatgacaaaaataatatatgctcataatagaacattttaaatgcaaataaaacaaaataaatgttaaaatttagtaatatttattaaattttctcaAAGTGCATGAAATTACAAATGTAACAACCTAATTCCCTAGTAGCCTAATAACCCTATTTCCCAGACCTCTTCTCATTACAAGGAAAAACTCATATGCAGATAGTTCTAAAGGTATGAAGTGAAAAGATAAAGATTTTTCTTCCTTGCTGCATCCTCACCCCATCAGCATTATTCCCCAGGGTAACTACTATTAATAGATAGTAattctacccaaaggaaaaaatcatATGCATATAACAGCATCATATGTATACCTTTCTAGTAACTTacaaaacaaatgataatatCATATCCTTTCTTATGTGTATTGCTCTTTTCACTAAGTGTATCTGTGATATGGGTCTATATCAGCTGATTGtcctttttgatggctgaataatattccatcttgTCCACGTGATAGTATTACTTGACAAGCtccctgctgatggacatttgtctTTGTTACTATGATAGTAAtataacaaacatttatatatgttttgtatGTATCTataatacacatgcacatacacatgcatatttcTGCAGGGATAGCCATAGGTAAATAACTAGTAACGGTATTGCAAGTTAAAGGAACAATTTCATtgcttgaaattttaaattttgaaatacactGCCAATTTTCATGGTCTCTCCTTGTAAACTAGTTTGGGCTTTCTCACAGCATGACAGGCTCAGGGCagtcagaccatcctggccaaaggCTTCAAGAGCAGAGTGCCACAGACCACAACTGCTTCTAATCAGCCATCTTCCCAAAgccttctcttttttctattaATAACTTTGTATgagattccatcttaatactTTTCTGTTGTTTGGTCTTGTAAGAGCTTATTTTTCCTGAACCAGGAAGTGGTTCAGGGTGGTTTTTCTAACTTCACAGAGCTCcctcttctgttagcttttgtgAAATGGTCAAAAACATAGCAGCCTGCCTTCTGAGTTCTCCATCCCACCCTGGTTGGGCCTTCTCTATCCTTGTCTCTGTTGTTTATATCCTGCTGAAGTGTGATTCCACTTGTGATAGTTTCTCCTCTGTGTAGGATCAAAAGGGCTGTGGCTGGTTGGTTTGAAAATTTCTTATACCCTAGACTATTCCACTGCCTTTCAGAAGTTTCCAAGGCCCTCTCACACTAATCTATTATCACATTGGGCAAAACTCCTTCCAGTTTCAGCTACTATTCCCTGATTGACTTTTCAGTAAATCTATCTCTCAGTCTTTCAGTATCCAAAGAAGATTGGTTCTAGGACCACCATCCCGCTGCCTacacagataccaaaatcagagGATGCTCAATTCCCTCTTATAAAACAttgcagtatttgcatataatctgcacatgtatttctgtatattttaaatcatccctagattacttataatacctgatacaatataaatgctaaatAGCTGTAATactgtatctttaaaatatacattattttttgttgttgtattattatttttattgtatttttaaaaaatattttccatctacAGTCGGTAGAATCCACGGATACAGAACCCATGGATAGGAAGGACCAACTGTATCTTTTAGTGTTTTGAGGTTCTTGAATTCTCAGGTCGTTtgctttcctttgctttctcCCAAGTCTTGTTTTACAATTTGCTTTAGTCATtcactgaaactttaaaaaacattagaAAACCTCACAGTTTGTAAATCTTTTTCcctaatatatataacataagataGGAGCTTAAATAAACAGTTTTAGAAACTACTAATGTAAATGACATAGGAAAACTGAAAGGGAGAAGTGAAAGTGGGAAATTCCTCTGAATAGAGAGAGGACCATCTCATATAAATAGGCCATACCCATGGAGAAAGGACATTCTAACTGCAACCTTTCGAAGCCTTTGCTCTGGCACAACAGGTAGTAGGTGACACTGTTCGTGTTGTCAACATGACCAACAAGTGTCTCCTCCAAATTGCTCTCCTGTTGTGCTTCTCCACTACAGCTCTTTCCATGAGCTACAACTTGCTTGGATTCCTACAAAGAAGCAGCAATTTTCAGTGTCAGAAGCTCCTGTGGCAATTGAATGGGAGGCTTGAATATTGCCTCAAGGACAGGATGAACTTTGACATCCCTGAGGAGATTAAGCAGCTGCAGCAGTTCCAGAAGGAGGACGCGGCATTGACCATCTATGAGATGCTTCAGAACATCTTTGCTATTTTCAGACAAGACTCATCTAGCACTGGCTGGAATGAGACTATTGTTGAGAACCTCCTGGCTAATGTCTATCATCAGATAAAACATCTGAAGACAGTCCTGGAAGAAAAACTGGAGAAAGAAGATTTCACCAGGGGAAAATTCATGAGCAGTCTGCACCTGAAAAGATATTATGGGAGGATTCTGCATTACCTGAAGGCCAAGGAGTACAGTCACTGTGCCTGGACCATAGTCAGAGTGGAAATCCTAAGGAACTTTTACTTCATTAACAGACTTACAGGTTACCTCCGAAACTGAAGATCTCCTAGCCTGTGCCTCTGGGACTGGACAATTATTTCAAGCATTCTTCAACCAGCAGATGCTGTTTAAGTGACTGACGGCTAATGTACTGCATATGAAAGGACActagaagattttaaaatttttattaaattatgagttatttttatttatttaaatgttattttggaaaataaattatttttgatgcaAAAGTCAACATGgcagttttaattttgatttgatttataTAACCATCCATATTATAAAATTGCCGAGTACCTATTAGTTGTTCTTTTTAGAATATACCTGCAAAGTAGTATACTTTCTGGCCCCTGCCTTCAAGGAATTTAAAATTCAAGAAAGCCATGTGGAATATATAAGGTAAGAGACAATAAGGGGACCTGAACCTTATGGGGGAATAAATATGGCATGAACTGCTGTGGgattaaaagagaaaaggcaaGCTGGAGGGTCTGGAACTAAACCTGGGGTTCCCATTCCTCCTACTGTGTGCTCCAGATTCTCTCGTCATAAAGTTAGAATTAAGCTGGCCATCAGGAATAGCCAGAGGAATATGTCAGATTTTGTGTTCTCCCTAACCTTCCCATGTTATTTGGGGGATACTTTGCTCctggaaagatttttaaataattatgtgcCCCCCACCATCCCTGCAAGCTTAAGGTTGAGAAGTCCCATTTACTTCCATGACACTATTAAGCAGCAATCTCTTTATTCTGCTCATCATGGGACAGCCAAGATGTGTGGGTATCTTAGGGGAGCTGTGGGTCCCTGTCTGCTGGCATGGCACAGGCATCAGAGGAAGAAGAACCTTTTTATACCCTAGCCATCTGGTTAGTTTTCTCCCtagtttttcaaaaaactaagtCTGCTTCCAGTCCCCACTGCCTTGTTCATACAGAATTCCAGGAATGTCCTGTCCAGTTTTCTGTTGCTCTGCATTGCGGACGCCACATAGTCCCTAAAGCCAAATGAAAGAGGTGCAGCAGTTTAAGTCCAGTTTCAAATCAAGCAAAAAGCCAGGAAACATAGGAGAAAGGGAAGTTTAGGTGAGATAGAGAGGGCATTAATTTTTCCCAGGGCTTACACCGGGAAAAAATCAAGCTTTTCTAGGAGCTCTTTGGGCACCTGGTCAGCATGGACTGACTGGTTAGGTTTTTGTCTTTGTACCAAAACTCGGGAACTTGGGTTATAATGGCTATTACTGCCATTAGCAGTTGCTGTTTACTGAGAAATTCTAATGAAATAGGCACTGCGCTGAGATCCCATATAGATAATCGGATTTAATCTTCTCCACAAGCACCCCTCAGGTAGGCACAAGTacattattgccattttacaggAGAGGAAACTAAATCTCAAAGAAATTTAGTAACTGCCCATGGTCACATAATGATTTCATTCAGTCTCTAGTGaatggagattttaaaaagaagttcaaAGAGAAGCATCATAAAAGTCTTTATTTGTATCTAGGCATTTTTTCCTAGAGCAGTAAAGAAATCTGAGTTCCTTTTAAAAGAAGCGGCTTTCAGGAGAAGTAATCTGTTCATTAAGAGTTCCAGAGAAGCTACTATTGTGTAGACAATGAACTCAGGGCTCCCCCTTGCAGTTCAAAGTGGGTAACACACACACGGGCTATGCAAACAAGAAATGTCATCATGGGGGGCCTGCTGCCATTGACTCAAACCAGTCAAGCCCCCCTCAAGCTTCATCCTTCCCCCAGCTTTCCACCCCTGCTCTGCCAAAAGCCCTTCTGTAGCCGAACTCCCCTTTTTCCTGGAGTCAAGGACAAGATCAGCAAGTAGCAATGCAGAGTCCAGGCAGTGTCTAGAGCAGCCAAGAGGAAGCTAAAGAAATCTCTCTCAGCAATGGGCCCCTATTGTCCACTGCTTTCTCTGGGCTGAACTGCTAAACTGGCCCAGAAACTGGCAAGTTCTTGAAAAGACCTGCTCTACCTCCGTGCTGGGGCAAGAATGACAGGAGAGAGGCCACTTCTGCAGAATTAGAAATACTGTATCACAGCTTAGCATGTCAGCCCATCCAGAATGCCAAAAATAAGTCCATAACCAGTAGAAGATAAGtaacaattaaaattaattccaataaaaatgaagGCAACTAGCCCAAAGGTGCACATTTGCATGTGCTGAACCGATGACTAGGCATGaggaataaagtaaaataataatattactttGGCTGGCACCAGAATAAGGTCTTAAGGAAAACACTCTTTGTTTAGAAAAATATCTAATGAGTCTGTAGAAAAATATCTAATGAGGCTTCACTCAATATCTAGTGAGATCTTGAGGTTATGGGTGTGGCAACAGAAAAGACAGTAAAATACCAATAGCATGTTTTGTGTGTCAGCTTTTAAGGAGAAAGGAGACAGACAGAAATCCCCCAAAGCTCTGGAACTGTGACACTACGTGGAACAAGTCAGACAATGAAActtttgctggtgggaatgaaaaaagAACTTTTCCAAACAGCGTAGCTCATGTGCAGCATGAAATTGCGTGCGCTGATGTATTGAAACTCTGTCCGCCATCATCTCCAAAACTTCAATAAAAATGGCTACCACAAAAAGTCCTTATGTGCGTAAAACCTCTGTGTACCAATCACAGAAAGTGCCCGGTCTCATGTTTGAACAAACATGGGGTGGCCAGATCTTCATAGATGAACCAAATTAGAAGAAACAGAAGGCAAAACAATGACAACAGAGCCACCTTCCCCCTTCCCATATCACACCTTAGGAATCCACAAAGCTGGATCAGGAGATGGAGCTGTCTTATCTAGCTCTTGAACAGTAAGAAGGCGCTGGTGAACATCTGgattacatacaaatatatgaattttgcttaaatatatgaacatgcagatgcAGGGCAATATCAGCACACATTTGTATAGTCTTTTTTGCAGTCAACAAAGGTGTTATTTAGGCATTTTAGGTGGCATTAAACATGTTCAGGTATTCAGATAACATCTGATCAGGAACTTATTCATAAAATgctcttaagaaaatgaaaagaacatgccacagactgggagaaagtatttgcaaatcacatatctgatagaAGACTCATctccagaatatattttttaaaatctctgaaaactcaataataacaaaaacactaataaaacaataaaatgcataataaataaaataataaaaatggataaTATATTGGAACAGATGCTTCatcaaagaagacatgcaaatagcAAATTAGTATATTAACATGGTAAAATCTTTCTCAAGGATTGTTGGTGGTGTAGGTCAGATAATGAATGTGAAATGATTTGATCCCAGGGGAGCCCTTTCCACCATGAGGACCTGCCATAGCTTCTGTCCTTTCTGAGCAAAGTTCACCAGCCCTTTTGGCCAAGCTCTATTTTTGATGCATGAGAGGTCTGCCAAGCACAGACTGTGGGGGCCCTCATCAACATGGATTTCTTCTTGACGGGTTTGGCTGTGGGAAACACAGAGAGAGCCAGCAGCTGGTAACAGAGTCAGAAGATGAATGTCACCCAGAACCATACCTTGTTGACTGCAGACATTTTCTCTAAACACATTGCACTGGTGCTTGCTAAGCCTAAAAAAATGAACTGTTTTATGAATCCTTTTGTTCTCAACATTAATTGTTGCTTTTTAAACATTAGTTCAATTGCCTAAAATTGACTAGGATAGTTTAAGACAAACTCAAAAATTGGACTAGTAGTGCCAGCACAAAATTATACTCTCCTAATTTAGTAGGATCCACTTAACCACTTAACTCGTTAATTGACCTGATGGAGAGTACTCCAAAAACATGTTCACATCATAGTTATCACCAAATCAGACAATTATGTTTCAGTTGTTATTCTGTTTTGACATTCATGTGGAGGGTGTTCCTAGAAAACCTATAACGCATTATTCAAATTATATCCCCCAATAATTAGcctgtgaattttaaaaaaaatggagccCACTTCAAAGGACTCTTAAGAGGATTAAAAGACATGTCACAGActgagagaatatatttgcaagtcACCTCTCTGATAAAGAAGTTGTATTGGTATGTAAAGAATTCTCAAGATTCAGtgataagaaagcaaataacCCAATAAAAGACAGACAGAAGATTTCAACACATATTTCAGGAAAGAAGGTACAGAGATGGCAAACAAGACAGGAAAACACCAATATTGTTAGCCTTTAATGTAATGCAAATTGAACAACAATAAGACACTGCTACATACTTATTAGAATGGCTGAAGTTAAAAGGACTCACCATATCAAggattggcaaagatgtggagcaacTAGAACTTTCAAAAAATGGTCCAATGACTTTGGAAAACCatttttgcagtttttaaaaaaggtaatcaTATACCTACCACATGATCCAACCAGTCAACTCCCTAGTACTtatccaagagaaaagaaaggattcttttctgtgtataaacattcatatacacagacttgtatatgaatgtttgTGGGAGCTTTGTTTGTCCATCACAAATGAATGATTAAAGAAattgtagtatatccatacaatggaatattattcaacaataaaaaggaatgaatcattgatacacacaacaacatggatgaatctccaaaaaaattatgctgaatacaaaagggccaggcacagtggctatgcctgtaatcccagcactttggaaggccaaggcaggcagatcccctgaggtcaggagttcaagaccagcctggacaacatggtgaaaccccatctctgtaaaaatacaaaaactagaggGCAGGATAGCGattgcctgtaatccgagctattcgggaggccaaggcgggagagtcacttgaacccaggaggcggaggttgtagtgagtggagattgtaccaatgcactccagcttgggtgacagggcgagactccatctcaaaaaaaaaagaaaagaaaatagaccaaaaaggaataaattttgtATTGGCCTATTTCTATAAAACTCTAGAAAGGAAAATTAATCTataatgacagaaagcagattagtggttacctgggggtgggggcagtagTACTGAGGAGTGAGATGGAGGGAGAGATTACAAAGCAACACAAAGAAACTTTTGAGAGCACAAGGACATTTTCACTATCTTCACTGTGTTGATGGTTTCAGGGGTGTATATACATGTTACAACTTATCACAGTGTCcactttaaatatgtacagttt
This window encodes:
- the IFNB1 gene encoding interferon beta, translated to MTNKCLLQIALLLCFSTTALSMSYNLLGFLQRSSNFQCQKLLWQLNGRLEYCLKDRMNFDIPEEIKQLQQFQKEDAALTIYEMLQNIFAIFRQDSSSTGWNETIVENLLANVYHQIKHLKTVLEEKLEKEDFTRGKFMSSLHLKRYYGRILHYLKAKEYSHCAWTIVRVEILRNFYFINRLTGYLRN